From the genome of Streptomyces sp. NBC_01260, one region includes:
- a CDS encoding GNAT family N-acetyltransferase, giving the protein MDVSLRPVRDGDLPLFFAWMADPESVRTAAFTAEDPTDRHAFDAHWGRVLADASVVMRTVLADGAVVGNAGVYGPPDSRQVTYWIDRAHWGRGLATAALRALLGSVPERPLYARAAADNTGSRRVLEKCGFTVTGKDHGYAHARGEETDELLFTLPG; this is encoded by the coding sequence GTGGATGTCTCGCTGCGCCCGGTGCGGGACGGCGATCTGCCGCTGTTCTTCGCCTGGATGGCCGACCCGGAGTCGGTCCGCACGGCCGCCTTCACCGCCGAGGACCCCACCGACCGGCACGCGTTCGACGCCCACTGGGGCCGCGTCCTGGCCGACGCGTCGGTCGTGATGCGTACCGTGCTCGCCGACGGTGCGGTGGTCGGCAACGCCGGAGTCTACGGACCGCCGGACAGCCGCCAGGTCACCTACTGGATCGACCGGGCGCACTGGGGCCGCGGACTGGCCACCGCGGCGCTGCGGGCGCTGCTCGGCTCCGTACCCGAGCGCCCGCTGTACGCGCGTGCCGCGGCCGACAACACGGGATCGCGGCGGGTACTGGAGAAGTGCGGGTTCACCGTGACGGGCAAGGACCACGGCTACGCGCACGCCCGCGGCGAGGAAACGGACGAGCTGCTGTTCACCCTGCCCGGGTGA
- a CDS encoding Tox-REase-5 domain-containing protein: MSAIGGISAYGGVGPAPGSGRRALPRAMGAARLLLHVLFGATLLGAVGLFGSALAADAVDGVVLGLLLYGAVPGVVGWLLSRRVWTGGRGVWGGLVAVQVWLILGGAANAVDGSVHGFTQVFLPVLILVFLTRAESRAWFRLPERERENEPEFSFAHMITWRRDRGQSSLEYLGLVMVVVAIVGALLLSGVGGQITGRIQAAICSLTGTSCPVTGTGSDSVNAGDSAGGAGAGGADAGGADTGGADPGATVVGGADAGGASSGTGGATGTGGASGTGGTDGSSGGANGKTTDGSTTTGGAGGSSDSGSSDSGSSGGSDSGGSDPGGSDPGGGDSGGGDSGGGDSGGTAGPDGPGTDTYPETAAEPEAEYDDVSAPGEDDSGDSGDGGGEKKEDCGGWGFFGCAWDRGTQVVKGVAVDGVWGDVTGVVDLFKPSTWSGIAGYGKQLGSQWMDDTKDAGNKWSKGDYFGSAWDYGKASFNTVVKVGDDMFVGDDVRERWNNGQKTRAVTDVVWNVGSLFIPGYDVAKVVGKTSRLGKIGKIAADVAEAAEDAGKASRRARKAAEAGDVNGARKAAKEADDAADKAEDSARKTGCTIAFGPLTRYAGSGVAGAGTGVLAAGPPDRVVLADSGCDKEAEAKAKEARDQERAAWTDKKRAEEKDRAAKALEKKKPWPDAKRNDTSDPRNYNSPDWAKDLKDRELGSADAGDGYWGSRDRNPKPNWKNESWLRYQEQITGTKRGNEYIVANPKEGKPPVEYDGWDSGRQTFLEAKNGYKSYLKKGDSGTLTDSGREKFIKEATEQVSASGGRTVEWHFSDPDVAKAARKAFRDKGLPIKVVYSKQNPAKSTRKPGAFD; the protein is encoded by the coding sequence ATGTCTGCGATTGGTGGCATATCCGCGTACGGAGGCGTCGGACCGGCACCCGGGTCCGGGCGGCGGGCACTGCCGCGCGCCATGGGCGCGGCCCGGTTGCTGCTGCACGTCCTCTTCGGTGCGACGCTGCTGGGCGCCGTCGGCCTGTTCGGCTCCGCGCTCGCCGCCGACGCGGTGGACGGTGTCGTCCTCGGGTTGCTGCTGTACGGGGCCGTTCCGGGCGTCGTGGGGTGGCTGCTGTCGCGGCGCGTGTGGACCGGCGGCAGGGGTGTGTGGGGCGGACTGGTCGCCGTACAGGTGTGGTTGATCCTCGGCGGCGCCGCCAATGCCGTCGACGGATCGGTGCACGGCTTCACGCAGGTGTTCCTGCCGGTGCTCATCCTGGTGTTCCTGACCCGGGCGGAGAGCCGTGCCTGGTTCCGCCTGCCGGAGCGGGAGCGGGAGAACGAGCCGGAGTTCTCCTTCGCCCACATGATCACGTGGCGTCGCGACCGGGGACAGTCCTCCCTGGAGTACCTGGGACTGGTCATGGTCGTCGTGGCCATCGTCGGTGCCCTGCTGCTGAGCGGTGTGGGCGGCCAGATCACGGGCCGCATCCAGGCCGCGATCTGCTCGCTCACGGGCACGTCCTGCCCGGTGACGGGCACCGGCAGCGACTCGGTGAACGCGGGTGACTCGGCCGGCGGCGCGGGTGCGGGCGGTGCGGATGCCGGTGGTGCGGACACGGGTGGCGCCGACCCGGGCGCCACGGTCGTCGGCGGCGCGGACGCGGGCGGCGCGTCCAGCGGCACCGGCGGGGCGACCGGCACGGGCGGGGCGAGTGGAACCGGCGGCACGGACGGCAGCAGCGGCGGTGCGAACGGCAAGACCACCGACGGCAGCACCACGACCGGCGGGGCGGGCGGCTCCTCCGACTCCGGCTCCTCCGACTCCGGCTCCTCCGGCGGCAGCGACTCGGGCGGCAGCGACCCCGGCGGCAGTGACCCCGGTGGTGGCGACTCGGGTGGTGGCGACTCGGGTGGTGGTGACTCGGGTGGTACGGCCGGTCCCGATGGGCCCGGCACGGACACCTATCCCGAGACCGCCGCCGAGCCCGAGGCCGAATACGACGACGTTTCCGCACCCGGTGAGGACGACTCGGGGGACTCCGGCGACGGCGGCGGGGAGAAGAAGGAGGACTGCGGCGGCTGGGGCTTCTTCGGCTGCGCCTGGGACCGCGGAACGCAGGTCGTCAAGGGCGTCGCCGTGGACGGTGTCTGGGGCGATGTGACGGGGGTCGTCGACCTCTTCAAGCCCTCGACGTGGTCCGGCATCGCCGGCTACGGCAAGCAGCTCGGCAGCCAGTGGATGGACGACACCAAGGACGCCGGGAACAAGTGGAGCAAGGGCGACTACTTCGGCTCGGCGTGGGACTACGGCAAGGCGTCGTTCAACACCGTGGTGAAGGTCGGCGACGACATGTTCGTCGGCGACGACGTGCGCGAACGGTGGAACAACGGGCAGAAGACCCGGGCCGTCACGGACGTCGTGTGGAACGTCGGGTCCCTCTTCATCCCCGGGTACGACGTCGCGAAGGTCGTCGGCAAGACCAGCAGGCTCGGCAAGATCGGGAAGATCGCCGCCGATGTGGCGGAGGCCGCCGAGGACGCGGGCAAGGCGTCGCGCAGGGCCCGCAAGGCCGCCGAGGCCGGAGATGTCAACGGCGCCCGCAAGGCGGCGAAGGAGGCCGACGACGCGGCGGACAAGGCCGAGGACTCGGCCCGCAAGACCGGCTGCACCATCGCGTTCGGCCCCCTGACCCGCTACGCGGGCTCCGGTGTCGCCGGGGCCGGGACCGGTGTGCTCGCCGCGGGCCCGCCGGACCGTGTGGTCCTTGCCGACAGCGGTTGCGACAAGGAGGCCGAGGCCAAGGCCAAGGAGGCCCGCGACCAGGAACGCGCGGCCTGGACGGACAAGAAGCGCGCCGAGGAGAAGGACCGCGCCGCCAAGGCGCTGGAGAAGAAGAAGCCGTGGCCGGACGCCAAGCGCAACGACACCTCCGACCCGCGCAACTACAACTCCCCGGACTGGGCCAAGGACCTGAAGGACCGGGAGCTCGGCTCCGCCGACGCCGGCGACGGGTACTGGGGGAGCCGCGACCGCAACCCCAAGCCCAACTGGAAGAACGAGTCCTGGCTGCGGTACCAGGAACAGATCACCGGCACCAAGCGCGGCAACGAGTACATCGTCGCCAACCCCAAGGAGGGCAAGCCGCCGGTGGAGTACGACGGCTGGGACTCCGGCCGGCAGACCTTCCTGGAGGCGAAGAACGGCTACAAGAGCTACCTGAAGAAGGGGGACAGCGGAACGCTCACCGACTCCGGCCGGGAGAAGTTCATCAAGGAGGCGACGGAGCAGGTCAGCGCCTCCGGCGGGCGTACGGTCGAATGGCACTTCTCCGACCCGGACGTCGCCAAGGCGGCCAGGAAGGCGTTCCGTGACAAGGGACTTCCGATCAAGGTCGTCTACAGCAAGCAGAACCCGGCCAAGAGCACCAGGAAGCCCGGGGCCTTCGACTGA
- a CDS encoding IclR family transcriptional regulator, translating to MSVAESGGAQVKSAVRTVELLEYFAGRPGMHSLAAVQEAVGYPKSSLYMLLRTLVELGWVETDATGTRYGIGVRALLVGTSYIDGDEVVAASRPTLDRLSDDTTETIHLARLDGTNVVYLATRQSQHYLRPFTRVGRRLPAHSTSLGKALLATHSDEQVRKMLPETLPALTEHTLTDREKLIEELHLIREQGYAVDREENTLGLRCFGVAIPYRTPARDAVSCSVPVARLTPAHEQMVKDALFDARDRLTLATRRL from the coding sequence ATGTCGGTTGCCGAGTCTGGTGGGGCACAGGTCAAGTCCGCGGTACGGACGGTGGAGCTGCTGGAGTACTTCGCCGGACGGCCGGGCATGCACTCGCTCGCCGCGGTGCAGGAGGCCGTCGGCTACCCCAAGTCCAGCCTCTACATGCTGCTGCGCACCCTGGTCGAGCTGGGCTGGGTGGAGACGGACGCGACCGGGACGCGGTACGGGATCGGGGTACGGGCGCTGCTGGTCGGCACCTCGTACATCGACGGCGACGAGGTGGTGGCGGCTTCCCGCCCCACCCTGGACCGGCTCTCGGACGACACCACGGAGACCATCCACCTGGCCCGTCTCGACGGGACGAACGTGGTGTACCTCGCCACCCGCCAGTCCCAGCACTATCTGCGCCCCTTCACCCGTGTCGGCCGCAGGCTGCCCGCGCACTCCACCTCGCTCGGCAAGGCGCTGCTGGCCACCCACAGTGACGAGCAGGTGCGCAAGATGCTGCCCGAGACGCTGCCCGCGCTGACCGAGCACACCCTGACCGACCGGGAGAAGCTCATCGAGGAGCTGCACCTGATCCGCGAGCAGGGATACGCGGTGGACCGCGAGGAGAACACCCTGGGGCTGCGCTGCTTCGGTGTCGCGATCCCGTACCGTACCCCGGCCCGTGACGCCGTCAGCTGCTCGGTGCCGGTCGCCCGGCTCACGCCCGCGCACGAGCAGATGGTCAAGGACGCGCTGTTCGACGCCCGCGACCGGCTGACGCTCGCGACCCGGAGGCTCTGA
- a CDS encoding pectate lyase family protein, with product MRTHLRTRSRRLTALAAGTVAVVAVAMLPGSAGAAESSPVGYGAGTTGGGSSSAVTVTSLAAFKTAVTGTAAKTVKVSGIISLSGQVDVGSNTTVLGVGSSSGFTGGGLRLKNSTNIVIRNLNISKPVAPADGITVQKSTKVWIDHNTFSADRDHDKDYYDGLLDITHASDQVTVSWNTFKDHYKGSLVGHSDSNASEDTGHLRVTYHHNYFNNVNSRIPSLRFGTGHFYDNYVVGASTAVHSRMGAQMLVENNVFRSTGVAITTIRDSDKDGYVVERGNDLGGAATEISQVGTFTQAPYSYTAEPASSVVSSVTGGAGAGKI from the coding sequence ATGCGCACCCACCTCCGCACCCGTAGCCGCCGCCTCACGGCCCTCGCCGCCGGGACAGTCGCCGTCGTCGCCGTCGCCATGCTTCCGGGCTCCGCCGGGGCCGCCGAATCCTCCCCGGTGGGCTACGGGGCCGGCACGACCGGCGGCGGCAGCTCCTCCGCCGTGACCGTCACCAGCCTCGCCGCGTTCAAGACGGCCGTCACCGGCACCGCCGCCAAGACGGTCAAGGTCAGCGGGATCATCTCGCTGAGCGGCCAGGTCGACGTCGGCTCCAACACCACGGTGCTCGGCGTCGGTTCGTCCTCCGGGTTCACCGGTGGCGGGCTGCGGCTGAAGAACTCGACGAACATCGTGATCCGCAACCTCAACATCAGCAAGCCGGTGGCCCCCGCCGACGGGATCACCGTGCAGAAGTCCACCAAGGTGTGGATCGACCACAACACCTTCTCCGCCGACCGCGACCACGACAAGGACTACTACGACGGTCTGCTCGACATCACCCACGCCTCCGACCAGGTCACCGTCTCCTGGAACACCTTCAAGGACCACTACAAGGGCAGCCTGGTCGGCCACAGCGACAGCAACGCGAGCGAGGACACCGGCCATCTCCGTGTGACCTACCACCACAACTACTTCAACAACGTCAACTCCCGTATTCCCAGCCTCCGTTTCGGCACCGGTCACTTCTACGACAACTACGTCGTGGGCGCCTCGACGGCGGTGCACTCCCGGATGGGCGCGCAGATGCTGGTGGAGAACAACGTCTTCCGCAGCACCGGGGTCGCCATCACCACCATCCGTGACAGTGACAAGGACGGATACGTCGTGGAGCGCGGCAACGACCTCGGCGGCGCGGCCACCGAGATCTCGCAGGTGGGTACGTTCACCCAGGCGCCGTACTCGTACACCGCCGAACCGGCCTCGTCCGTCGTCTCCTCGGTGACCGGCGGGGCGGGAGCCGGCAAGATCTAG
- a CDS encoding DUF1349 domain-containing protein: MTLRIPELPFGLEPFGPAAGWSYQDGTLSARAGARQDRFVPPGGAALDPDSDAPRLLGAAPEGDFQLIARVRVGFAAAFDAGVLYLHVGDREWAKVCLELSPDRPTICTVVTRGHSDDVNSFVVDGDSHWLRLSRTGNAFACHASADGEKWTFVRVFALGTPEQAAAASVGFLVQSPTGDGCEASFDRIAFRPTGLADLRDGS; encoded by the coding sequence ATGACCCTGCGAATTCCCGAACTCCCCTTCGGCCTCGAACCGTTCGGCCCCGCGGCCGGGTGGAGCTACCAGGACGGCACCCTGTCCGCCCGCGCGGGCGCCCGGCAGGACCGCTTCGTCCCGCCGGGCGGCGCCGCCCTCGACCCCGACAGCGACGCACCCCGGCTGCTGGGCGCCGCCCCGGAGGGCGACTTCCAGCTGATCGCCCGGGTCCGGGTCGGCTTCGCCGCCGCCTTCGACGCGGGGGTCCTCTACCTCCACGTCGGCGACCGCGAGTGGGCCAAGGTCTGCCTGGAGCTCTCCCCGGACCGCCCCACCATCTGCACCGTCGTCACCCGGGGCCACTCCGACGACGTCAACTCCTTTGTCGTGGACGGCGACAGCCACTGGCTGCGGCTGAGCCGTACCGGCAACGCCTTCGCCTGCCACGCCTCCGCCGACGGCGAGAAGTGGACCTTCGTCCGCGTCTTCGCCCTGGGCACCCCGGAGCAGGCGGCCGCCGCGTCCGTCGGCTTCCTGGTCCAGTCACCCACGGGGGACGGCTGCGAGGCCTCCTTCGACCGGATCGCGTTCCGCCCGACGGGCCTCGCCGACCTCCGCGACGGCAGCTGA
- a CDS encoding DsbA family oxidoreductase, with product MRVEIWSDIACPWCYIGKARFEKGLAGFAHRDEVEVVHRSFELDPGRAKGDTVQVIDMLAQKYGRAPEEARSMEANVAANAHAEGLGYRAEGRDHGSTFDIHRLLHLAKARGRQDELLDLAYRANFAEERSVFDGDVLVELAVEAGLDADEARAVLADPQAYAAEVRADEREASELGANGVPFFVLDRRYGISGGQPAEVFAQALEQAWQDRPLTAIGGDAAACDTDGACEVPTAGGNG from the coding sequence ATGCGCGTCGAGATCTGGAGCGACATCGCCTGCCCGTGGTGCTACATCGGCAAGGCCCGTTTCGAGAAGGGCCTGGCGGGGTTCGCCCACCGCGACGAGGTCGAGGTGGTGCACCGCTCCTTCGAGCTCGACCCGGGGCGTGCCAAGGGCGATACCGTGCAGGTCATCGACATGCTGGCGCAGAAGTACGGGCGTGCCCCCGAGGAGGCGCGGTCCATGGAGGCGAACGTCGCGGCCAACGCGCACGCCGAAGGGCTCGGCTACCGCGCCGAGGGGCGCGACCACGGCAGCACCTTCGACATCCACCGGCTGCTGCACCTGGCCAAGGCCCGCGGCCGTCAGGACGAGCTGCTGGACCTCGCCTACCGGGCGAACTTCGCCGAGGAGCGGTCCGTCTTCGACGGTGACGTACTGGTCGAGCTGGCCGTCGAGGCCGGTCTGGACGCCGACGAGGCGCGCGCGGTGCTCGCCGACCCGCAGGCGTACGCGGCCGAGGTGCGGGCCGACGAGCGGGAGGCGTCCGAGCTGGGTGCCAACGGAGTGCCGTTCTTCGTGCTGGACCGGCGGTACGGGATCTCCGGCGGCCAGCCCGCCGAGGTCTTCGCCCAGGCCCTGGAACAGGCGTGGCAGGACCGCCCGCTGACCGCGATCGGCGGGGACGCCGCGGCGTGTGACACCGATGGCGCGTGCGAGGTTCCGACGGCGGGCGGCAACGGCTGA
- a CDS encoding GNAT family N-acetyltransferase, with protein MIRTATPADLDAIVHLHTEARATYYRGHLPEEEYAGSEEVGRSRDGWARAMGRDDATVLCAERDGVLAGIAAHSVRDGVTHLTQLHVAPAHWREGIGTELHAACVAAWQRDGVLEARLEVFVHNTRAQSFYVARGWAPDPVHPRAGTHLVLRLAVPAAPYPPR; from the coding sequence ATGATCCGAACTGCTACGCCCGCCGATCTCGACGCGATAGTCCACCTGCACACCGAGGCACGCGCCACCTACTACCGAGGCCACCTCCCGGAGGAGGAGTACGCGGGCTCCGAGGAGGTCGGCCGCAGCCGGGACGGCTGGGCGCGCGCCATGGGCCGGGACGACGCCACCGTGCTCTGCGCCGAACGGGACGGCGTCCTCGCGGGAATCGCGGCCCACTCCGTACGCGACGGCGTCACGCACCTCACCCAGCTCCATGTGGCACCGGCCCACTGGCGCGAGGGCATCGGGACCGAGTTGCACGCCGCGTGCGTGGCGGCCTGGCAGCGGGACGGGGTGCTGGAAGCCCGCCTGGAGGTGTTCGTCCACAACACCCGCGCCCAGTCGTTCTACGTGGCCCGCGGCTGGGCCCCCGATCCGGTACACCCCCGCGCGGGCACCCATCTGGTGCTGCGCCTGGCGGTTCCGGCCGCCCCGTACCCGCCGCGCTGA
- a CDS encoding flavoprotein — MSDQPGPQTKKPFLYVVVCAAGIAGDVHELITAAQRANWDVGVVATPQGLGFIDAAAVEARTGYPIRSAWRAPGDPRPLPPPDAIAVAPATFNTINKWAAGISDTLAVGILCEAYGLGIPTAVLPHLNSAQAAHPAYRLSLDRLRGMGVMIGSYEPHSPKAGGGGGRFRWEEALELLTPRLSAQA, encoded by the coding sequence GTGAGCGATCAGCCTGGCCCGCAGACCAAGAAGCCCTTCCTGTACGTCGTCGTGTGCGCGGCCGGAATCGCCGGCGACGTTCACGAGCTGATCACGGCCGCCCAGCGGGCGAACTGGGACGTGGGCGTCGTCGCCACCCCGCAGGGCCTCGGCTTCATCGACGCGGCGGCGGTGGAGGCCCGGACCGGCTACCCGATCCGCTCGGCCTGGCGCGCACCCGGTGACCCGCGACCGCTCCCGCCCCCCGACGCGATCGCGGTGGCCCCGGCCACGTTCAACACCATCAACAAGTGGGCGGCCGGAATCTCCGACACCCTGGCCGTGGGCATCCTGTGCGAGGCGTACGGCCTGGGCATCCCCACCGCCGTCCTCCCGCACCTGAACTCGGCCCAGGCCGCGCACCCCGCGTACCGGCTGAGTCTGGACCGGCTGCGCGGAATGGGCGTCATGATCGGCTCGTACGAACCCCACTCACCGAAGGCCGGCGGCGGGGGCGGCCGCTTCCGCTGGGAGGAAGCGCTGGAACTGCTCACTCCGAGGCTGTCCGCGCAGGCCTGA
- a CDS encoding MarR family winged helix-turn-helix transcriptional regulator: protein MTSDPACTELPSAARGGPVSHAVSRLARLHRIAAGRLLKSAGLYPGQEFLMMYLWDAGAVRQSEVIKAVDLDPSTVTKMLQRLEQSGHVRRSPDPADRRAVLVEATEASCALLSDVERAWTNLEEHTLAGLDRGEREELARLLAKVEGNLCREAADCPENG, encoded by the coding sequence ATGACGTCCGACCCCGCCTGTACCGAGCTGCCGAGCGCCGCCCGGGGCGGCCCGGTCAGCCATGCCGTGTCGCGCCTCGCGCGGCTCCACCGGATCGCGGCGGGCAGGCTGCTCAAGAGCGCGGGCCTCTACCCCGGCCAGGAATTCCTGATGATGTACCTCTGGGACGCGGGCGCGGTGCGCCAGTCGGAGGTGATCAAGGCCGTCGACCTCGATCCGTCCACGGTCACCAAGATGCTCCAGCGCCTGGAGCAGTCCGGACACGTCCGCCGCAGCCCCGACCCGGCCGACCGCCGGGCCGTCCTGGTCGAGGCCACCGAGGCCAGCTGCGCCCTGCTCTCCGACGTGGAGCGGGCCTGGACGAATCTGGAGGAGCACACCCTCGCGGGCCTGGACAGGGGCGAGCGCGAGGAGCTGGCCCGGCTGCTGGCCAAGGTCGAGGGGAACCTCTGCCGGGAGGCGGCGGACTGCCCGGAGAACGGCTGA
- a CDS encoding aminotransferase class V-fold PLP-dependent enzyme, with protein MMISSLSRAVDAEFAPETAYLNTSSCGLLPRRTVDAVKALAEENATGRRDGAGDFEAADSAREGFARLAGVGAGRVAVGSSVAVHVGLIACSLPAGAEVLAPEGEFSSVVTPFAVREDLRMRYVPLAELADSVRPGTALVAFSAVQSADGRLADLGAVRAAAAAHGARTLLDATQSAGWLPLDAGAYDYTVAGGYKFLLCPRGASFLTVTEEAQQSLRPVFAGWVSAEDRWGSTYGPVAELAPDARRYDEPPAFLSYHGAEHSLALLNEIGIDAVHDHATGLAARFRAGLAGLGRAAVPGETAVVAVPGLGDRAAELARAGVMVSNRAGNLRAAFHLYNTEADVDRALDVLSG; from the coding sequence ATGATGATCTCTTCGCTCAGCCGTGCGGTCGACGCCGAGTTCGCGCCGGAGACCGCTTATCTCAACACCTCGAGCTGCGGGCTGCTGCCCCGCCGGACCGTCGACGCGGTGAAGGCCCTCGCCGAGGAGAACGCCACGGGCCGCCGGGACGGTGCCGGTGACTTCGAGGCGGCGGACAGCGCCAGGGAGGGCTTCGCGCGCCTCGCCGGTGTGGGGGCCGGCCGGGTCGCGGTCGGCAGCTCGGTCGCTGTCCATGTCGGGCTGATCGCCTGCTCGCTCCCGGCCGGGGCCGAAGTGCTGGCGCCCGAGGGGGAGTTCAGCTCGGTCGTCACCCCGTTCGCGGTCCGCGAGGATCTGCGGATGCGGTACGTCCCGCTGGCGGAGCTGGCCGACTCGGTGCGCCCCGGGACCGCGCTCGTCGCCTTCTCCGCCGTGCAGTCGGCCGACGGCCGGCTCGCGGACCTGGGCGCGGTGCGGGCCGCGGCCGCCGCCCACGGGGCCCGTACGCTGCTGGACGCCACTCAGTCCGCGGGCTGGCTGCCGCTCGATGCCGGGGCGTACGACTACACGGTCGCGGGCGGCTACAAGTTCCTGCTCTGCCCGCGCGGCGCGTCGTTCCTCACCGTCACCGAGGAGGCGCAGCAGTCCCTGCGGCCGGTCTTCGCCGGGTGGGTCAGTGCCGAGGACCGGTGGGGCAGCACCTACGGGCCGGTCGCCGAGCTCGCGCCCGACGCCCGCCGCTACGACGAGCCGCCCGCGTTCCTCTCGTACCACGGTGCCGAGCACTCCCTCGCGCTGCTGAACGAGATCGGCATCGATGCCGTTCACGACCACGCCACCGGGCTGGCGGCCCGCTTCCGGGCCGGTCTGGCCGGGCTGGGGCGTGCGGCGGTGCCGGGGGAGACGGCCGTGGTCGCGGTGCCCGGACTCGGGGACCGGGCGGCGGAACTGGCGCGGGCCGGGGTGATGGTCTCCAACCGGGCCGGCAATCTACGGGCCGCCTTCCACCTGTACAACACCGAGGCCGACGTGGACCGCGCACTGGACGTTCTGTCCGGCTGA
- a CDS encoding aldehyde dehydrogenase (NADP(+)), translated as MAAAPVWSVDPRTGNPREQVAVEATAEEVDRAVRAAHAVRASLADRTVRAAFLRTAADLLAEAGEHVIEAADAETALGPARLTGELARTAAQLRAFAEVVDEGAFLDIHIDHEDATRTPPWPDLRRYKIPLGVVAVYAASNFPLAFSVPGGDTASALAAGCPVVVKAHPDHPATSELCASVLRRAAAQVGLPEDVLILLHGFEAGVELVRHPLVSAAGFTGSVRGGRALFDAAAARPAPIPFHGELGSLNPVVVTEAAAAERGEQIGAGLAGSMTMGAGQFCTKPGFVLAPAGETGDRLLKSLTEAVSDTEAGVLLDHRMRDAFLAGVRERAGLPDVEAPVTPGAGGEHTVAAGFLTVPAALLTTEGPHDALLEECFGPVTVVARYASQDEITAVLSRLPGNLTATLQIATEEADGSAAALLAALTPLAGRVLVNGWPTGVAVAPAQQHGGPYPASTSTSTSVGATAIERWLRPVSYQSTPEALLPPELREDNPQGLPRRVDGRRA; from the coding sequence GTGGCAGCAGCACCAGTCTGGAGCGTCGACCCCCGCACCGGGAACCCGCGTGAGCAGGTTGCGGTGGAGGCTACGGCGGAGGAGGTCGACCGGGCGGTCCGGGCCGCCCACGCCGTACGGGCCTCGCTCGCCGACCGCACCGTGCGCGCCGCGTTCCTGCGCACAGCGGCCGATCTGCTCGCCGAGGCGGGCGAGCACGTCATCGAGGCCGCCGACGCCGAGACGGCGCTCGGCCCGGCCCGGCTCACCGGCGAACTCGCGCGCACGGCAGCCCAGTTGAGGGCCTTCGCGGAGGTCGTGGACGAGGGCGCGTTCCTCGACATCCACATCGACCACGAGGATGCCACCCGCACCCCGCCGTGGCCCGATCTGCGCCGCTACAAGATCCCGCTCGGCGTCGTCGCCGTCTACGCGGCCAGCAACTTCCCGCTCGCCTTCTCCGTCCCCGGCGGCGACACCGCCAGCGCCCTCGCGGCCGGCTGCCCCGTCGTCGTCAAGGCGCACCCCGACCACCCGGCGACCTCCGAACTCTGCGCCTCCGTGCTGCGCAGGGCCGCCGCCCAGGTCGGACTCCCCGAGGACGTCCTGATCCTGCTGCACGGTTTCGAGGCGGGCGTCGAACTGGTCCGCCACCCGCTCGTCAGCGCCGCCGGCTTCACCGGCTCGGTGCGCGGCGGACGCGCCCTCTTCGACGCGGCGGCGGCCCGGCCCGCCCCCATCCCGTTCCACGGTGAGCTCGGCTCCCTCAACCCCGTCGTCGTCACCGAGGCGGCCGCCGCCGAGCGCGGCGAGCAGATCGGTGCCGGTCTCGCGGGCTCGATGACCATGGGCGCCGGCCAGTTCTGCACCAAGCCCGGATTCGTCCTGGCCCCCGCGGGCGAGACCGGCGACCGGCTGCTGAAGTCGCTCACCGAGGCGGTCAGCGACACCGAGGCGGGCGTCCTGCTCGACCACCGGATGCGCGACGCCTTCCTCGCCGGAGTGCGCGAGCGCGCCGGACTCCCGGACGTGGAAGCCCCGGTCACCCCCGGAGCGGGCGGCGAACACACCGTCGCGGCCGGCTTCCTGACCGTACCGGCGGCACTGCTCACCACCGAGGGCCCGCACGACGCCCTCCTGGAGGAGTGCTTCGGCCCGGTCACCGTTGTGGCCCGCTACGCCTCCCAGGACGAGATCACCGCGGTCCTCTCCCGGCTGCCCGGCAACCTCACCGCCACCCTCCAGATCGCCACCGAGGAGGCCGACGGCAGCGCCGCCGCACTCCTCGCCGCGCTCACCCCGCTGGCCGGACGCGTCCTGGTCAACGGCTGGCCGACCGGCGTCGCCGTCGCCCCCGCCCAGCAGCACGGCGGCCCCTACCCGGCCTCCACCTCCACCTCCACCTCGGTCGGCGCCACCGCGATCGAGCGCTGGCTGCGCCCGGTCAGCTACCAGAGCACCCCCGAGGCGCTGCTCCCGCCGGAGCTCCGCGAGGACAACCCGCAGGGCCTGCCGCGCCGGGTGGACGGACGCCGCGCATGA